A genome region from Triticum aestivum cultivar Chinese Spring chromosome 2B, IWGSC CS RefSeq v2.1, whole genome shotgun sequence includes the following:
- the LOC123043135 gene encoding CDT1-like protein a, chloroplastic, with protein MDAATPSKKPRTTAASTAGSPWKVKTSVVSSAGQFATPEKVKRAVPAAAADLVTPEKTEPRPLLRRGRSGGAVALSVKEVRRAALELQRAGRGPAAGVDAGAEDALESVERELGVGAGAGRSPVKRRPEVKLPESYEILCEFFNCFESSTRLLRMKGSKATFPNICASIQNLAERRFTYGHLAQLKYIMPEAIVINKILLRDDKTCCMKPDLQVNLLVDSVEDSAMQKGETRYSALRRMFRQRLVDFFRKHPEGDDIPEHELPYPFTQAKSSVAQSTPRVVTEVVFAAPSPSLAEQPAVALSHMSQSFKRRFSQRSSTCSATASTTGLPPKAESTAPSPLGRKLMLSSTSGGIDHESQVQEKSSKDVALRFGVTEGTPAKFASTPVRSMAGTPNLETPQRPISATVCDTPPLNTAKRSARAKLFMTPTKDASRMEEENQSMSSTSPSDGDDELLGFLPKSLLQSVKEKEKRTLEEKETGFADHVQRQKLISCLPSTFDIIFLIYQSRQRTVLTKQELIHKIIESNPKIVDKGEVEEQVRLLLEFVPEWISEKTARNGDILCCVNTALSQSEVRQRLSGVE; from the exons ATGGACGCCGCCACCCCTTCCAAGAAGCCCCGGACGACCGCGGCCTCCACCGCCGGGTCGCCGTGGAAGGTGAAGACGTCGGTCGTGTCGTCGGCCGGCCAGTTCGCGACGCCGGAGAAGGTGAAGAGGGCGGTGCCGGCCGCCGCGGCGGATCTGGTGACCCCGGAGAAGACGGAGCCGCGGCCGCTGCTGCGGAGGGGCCGCAGCGGCGGCGCCGTGGCGCTGTCCGTCAAGGAGGTCCGCCGGGCGGCGCTCGAGCTGCAGCGCGCCGGCAGGGGCCCTGCGGCGGGGGTCGATGCCGGGGCGGAGGACGCGCTCGAGTCCGTTGAGAGGGAGCTCGGCgtgggcgccggcgccggccgcagCCCCGTCAAGCGCAGGCCCGAGGTCAAGCTGCCGGAGAG CTATGAGATTCTCTGCGAGTTCTTCAACTGCTTCGAGAGCTCCACCCGGCTCCTCCGCATGAAGGGATCCAAGGCAACATTCCCCAACATCTGTGCTAGCATTCAGAACTTGGCTGAGAG GAGGTTTACCTATGGCCATCTCGCGCAGCTCAAGTACATTATGCCCGAGGCTATTGTCATCAACAAGATCCTTCTGCGCGACGACAAGACTTGCTGCATGAAGCCGGATCTGCAGGTGAACCTATTGGTTGATTCGGTTGAGGACAGTGCGATGCAGAAGGGGGAAACCCGCTACTCTGCTTTGAGAAGGATGTTCAGGCAGAGGCTTGTCGACTTCTTCAGGAAACATCCTGAG GGAGATGACATCCCGGAGCATGAGCTGCCGTATCCATTTACTCAAGCAAAATCAAGTGTGGCTCAGAGCACACCAAGAGTTGTTACTGAAGTTGTATTTGCCGCGCCATCACCAAGCCTGGCTGAACAGCCGGCTGTTGCACTGTCGCACATGTCGCAGTCTTTCAAGAGGAGGTTCTCACAAAGATCTTCAACCTGCTCTGCAACTGCCAGCACAACCGGTCTGCCGCCGAAGGCTGAGTCTACTGCTCCATCTCCACTGGGCAGGAAGTTGATGCTCAGTTCTACTTCTGGTGGCATAGATCATGAGTCCCAAGTGCAAGAGAAAAGTAGCAAGGATGTTGCACTCAGGTTTGGTGTTACAGAAGGGACTCCTGCCAAGTTTGCCTCTACACCAGTGAGATCAATGGCAGGCACACCGAACCTTGAGACCCCCCAGAGGCCAATATCTGCTACTGTGTGTGACACGCCACCTCTAAACACGGCCAAGCGATCAGCTAGAGCCAAGTTGTTCATGACACCTACAAAGGATGCAAGCAGAATGGAAGAAGAGAACCAAAGCATGAGCAGCACATCTCCAAGCGATGGCGATGATGAGTTGCTCGGTTTCCTTCCAAAGTCCCTCTTGCAATCG gtaaaggagaaggagaagagaacTTTGGAGGAGAAGGAAACTGGCTTTGCGGACCACGTTCAGCGGCAGAAGCTCATATCATGCCTGCCAAGCACCTTTGACATTATCTTCCTTATCTATCAGTCGAGGCAGCGAACTGTACTGACAAAGCAGGAGCTCATCCACAAGATCATCGAAAGTAACCCGAAGATCGTTGACAAGG